The DNA sequence GTTGAATTAGAAGACTTTTAAACGAAGAGTTTTAGGAACCATAGTGTGAAATTGTTCAGATGACAATGCATAGACTTAAGAAAAGAGATCTTTGGAAGTGCTGTTAAAAAGAATCTGATTTAAGTTTGGATAAACAAGTCCAAGGATTATGTGTAAGAAATGTTTTAGATGAAACTATTATCAAATGGGTTAGTCTGGCATCATGTGATAGTAAAACACCACCGCCTCACTTTCCTTTCTTTTAACAGGACATTTTGAAAGATGGATTTTCTTGTAAAAGTGATTTATTAAACAATCTTCCATATTTGTTGTTTCAATGCAAGTTTTAGTTGAGTTCTTCCAGATTTTCCTAAATGTTTAGTTACAACTTTTTGAAGGTCACTTCAGTTGACCTCCACCGTCACTTCCATGCCCTTGGTGCTGGAACTATTGAAGATGTTAGAGTGCAACGAGATAAAGGGTTTGGGTTTGTGAGATTCACTACACATGCTGAAGCAGCAATGGCTATCCAGCTGGGTAATGCTCGTATGTTGTATGGcaaaaccattaaggtatgcTCTATAATTTTTAGGCATCTTCAGAGATGGAACTTAGTTTTGTTTTGAACTTGGTTGGTCTGTTGGGATCACTAGTTCTTATGTGTTGTGATTTACAAATGGCATTATGATGTATAAGTATTTGTCATGTACTCTACGTATGCTCATTGTCATAAATCTTACTGTTACAGTGCTCATGGGGGAGCAAACCGACTCCACCAGGGACAAACTCTGCTCCTCTTCCCCCGCCAGCAGCTGCAAGTATGCCAGTTTTCTCCGCAGCTGACCTTGCGGCCTATGGAAGACAAATGACATTAAGCAAAATGGGTGGTGCTCAAGCGCTTATGCATCCCCAGAACCAGCACGCTCTCAAGGCAGCCATGGGGATGGGTGCAGGAGGTAGTCAGGCTATATACGATGCTGGCTATCCAAATGTAGCTACAACCCAGCAGCTCATGTATTACCACCAGTAATTTCATGCAGGAAAGGTAGTTGGCTTGATGAAATAAGTTGCTCAGATTTGACTGTAGGATAATATATTATGATTTTTCCTCTagtttttctttccttttttttaactGTTTTTTTTAGATTGCTGTATTTGTATTACAAATATACCTCATCTGAGTGCGTGAACAGGTTGTGTGTTTCTATTTTCCCTGTTGGGATTGTGACTTATTGGAGCTTTGGCTAAAATTATTACTGAATCTCTGAATGTGCCATAACTGAAGAAActctcaaataaataaaatatactagTAATAAATTCTATGGGTTTCTCTTCTGTAAAGAAAGGATTATGTTCGTACATGGTTTTCTTTCTctatcaataaaaataaatatactagTAATGTGGAATCTTCACACGAATTTTTGACGTCGTGCATGTTTGAATTGGTTTTCTAGAGCGCAAAAAAAACTACCCACTACCCACCAATTTCGAGCTCTTAGCATTTCTCATTAACAAGTCTATTTTGCAACGTCGAGCCAATATTTTTCTCCATAAAAATCATTAAATGtttttttgattaataaaatcattgaaaattattatCTACATCTATacaaatgtttttctttttcttttctgaaAAGAACGCGAGTAAGATACATAAAAAGCTAGACCAGACCCTCTTctatttcaacttaaatttcaCATCGAAAAATGGTAATTGGTGTTAAGTGCAGTGCTGTCAAACATGGCCCCATTGTGGACAAAAGCGAAACGTCTTTGTCGACCTATAAGTGCTCTGTTTCTTGTTCATACGATTTACCTGCTACCCTTTATTTTTGGATACAATAAAACTCAACCAAATTACCTAAACAATCTACTGATATATAAACGACAAAAAACCAAAAGGGTAGCAATAGTTTACTATTTTGCTTCGATAGCTCGAACTTTTAGCTTTCTGGTCCATAACGTGGTCGTTTTCCGATCAACACCAGACTCAGTTCATTTCTGTTTTTTAACCATTGATGCCATAAACCAGTAGAAATAAAGACTCCTTTTCATAACAgatgtaatatattaatttctttttattaacaaaaagGGCAAGTAATTCTCATTACAGTGCAAAATTTTCTTATCTCTctcgttttttttttagtttttctttggTAGGATTTAGTTAGCCGCATAAAGCTGATTGATTCTCGTATTATGTTTATACAATATTGTAACCGGTTTAGAAAGTGACTAAAGTTCATAATGGCCTTTTGGTTTCCTCTTCTTCTACTAAATGGCAACGATACCAGTTGAGAAGATTTCGCCTTTGCCATAagacgatgatgatgatgatgaagctgATACATCAACACCTCTTCTGGCCTCTGATCTGCACTGTTTTTCTTTCCTTTCATCACTCAAAATTTGACTTGCACGACACTCTGGACTACAAAACGCTTTCTCTCCTCTGTTAAAAACCCAAAGAGAATAATAAATCAGTTGAGCTCATATTCAATCAATTTTCTTACTATTATCACTATAAGATTTTAGAATATGAATTTGGTTTGTATTGTTAGTTCTTTACCTGTACATATATATGTCCTTGCCGTGGAGTGTTTTCCGGCACAAATGACAACAACTGAGAAAATCCGAGGTGGGAAATGAACAAAATTCTTCACCGGAGATCGCTGACGGCGaatcaaaaatacccttttGGTTACTACACCGACCCAGATCGATTTTCAGGTGATTTTTTCTTCCATATTCAACACCATCGTAATAGACTTTGGTAAACGTTTTGTCATTCGGTAACCGACAAGTGACGTAAGTGTAACTCTCTTCGTCTAATTCTTCGCAAGCTCTGAACTTGTCCCCGTTACTGACTATATTCACCGGAATTGGATTCGACCGATTTAAATTCAAGCTGCAAATCGCGTACTTGGCTGGAAAATCTCTTCCACTGTCGACGGAGGATTTTTCCAAAGCAGCTACAATTCCCAACCCAACTCCGCCAAGATCGTAGTTTTTCAAACCACGAGGAGATTGCATCTTGAGATCTAATGGGCTTCTTGGACTAGTCCCGATTTCAATGGAGCCGGCGCGGTGGCCGGGAACAAGAAGCTCGGAAAGTTTTCCGATCATTGGTCTAGCTCTTTTGGTCAAGTTAACCATATAAATTGAACGGAAAAAAACCAATTAAGAAGAAATGGAATTGGGAATGAGAAAGAAAACGTTTTgtgtttatattttctttttgttacTCTGAAATGGGTTTTAAGGGTCTTAAAGCTTTGTGAGTCTAATTTATGATGAAGTGAAAGAGTGGGTGGGATTTAAGCCCATGGTTTGTTTTTGCTTTGGAATTATATGAGTCATGATTTGTTCAAGTTAGAccaattaatcatttaattgctttttcttttctcaaaaaaaaaaaatactattttctttttgcaataaaattattttaaagaggtCAGTTATCAAATGGGGCCCATCTTGATATAAAATAAAGTTGTCCATTTGTAATGATTGGGACCCATTCTCGGGATCTGGCCCACCACGGGTCTTGTTCGGCGACAATAAAGATTCCTTTTAGGAATTTGGACCGTTAGACCATTTACACGTGTTAATCATCCAAGGGTCAGTAGTTTTAGTAGCAATTATTGCTAAACCACTGAGAGGACCTATGTAAGCCCACTAAAACTGGGTGAGGCCCACTAATTTTGTGTTTGATAACGACTCGGCCTGCCCTCAAATGTGGGTCTCTGTACTCTCCCTCTCTAACTTATTGTACTGGACTTCTTTTTCTCAAAATTACAGAAACACCCTTTTACCTTTTTTCTTTGAAAGTGAAAGCCATTACAGAAACATCCTTTTacctcttttctcttttttcatttttctttcacttttcaaaaaagaaaaagaaaataataataataaattcacTTCACGTTTATGTCTTTATTACACTTTTTTCTTTGCTCCATCTTTTTTTTCCTAagaaagaataaaaagaaaaaacaatgcAAAATTGCTCCATGTTCcccaaatttaaaaatttacaggaaATATAATGTAGTTTCTTTCgaaaatttataatttcaatTACTTCCATCTATAattaatgtaaaatttatatatttttctaaataactATTATTATAATTCGGGGAAccttttttaacaaaaaaaataaaaaaatcagagGGCAAATTTATATAAGGGTATAGGCTATGttgaaggaaaaaaaatcacatttatacagaattttatttaaattattgtaTAAAATATAGATTTTACATATACCCTAAGTATCTACCATACatctatcaaaaataaaaaagtatataacttttttgtagaaaaaataataatactaattttCTCTACATTTCTATAgactataaataaatttacagaaAAAAAAGTATATGAGTAATTTGTGGTGTAActactaaaatttaatttttatttttaagtaaatttttaaatattttacggtcataatacttaaaaattacatttttagaATTTCTCGtcattttttattggtatatttaaattaattaaatgaccTAAAAATCATAGACTATCATCACATGGCTATTAACTTGACTCTTAATGGCTAAGTacttacaaaaattataaaaaatattatttaaatattattaccgttaaaaatataatttaaatatttattcataattaaaattagacTTAAAATAGTCATAATAcaaattattttcaataatattatttttatataattatagttTTTGTATAGTTATTGGCTTGAGACTTTGTGTGAGGGACTCGGGTCTTGTCTCAATTATGGAAGACCATTATGACTTGATTAAGCTTTTGAGCATATAATTACTTCTAtgtattctatatatatatatattaccatTTTTGTTAATAGAATAATCCACTTTAATGTTCAAAGATTATATTTCTATTCCTATCTTATGATTTTATGTTATGTTACaatttaactttatttttttagtagtggAGCATCTCGGAATAAAAACATAGACAATTCATTTAGAGATGAATTTCCACTAAACAAATAACTTTATATTAAAGAAAAGCCAATATTGGAACCACTCAAGAAAACCTATATTGCGTATGAATTAATAATTTCAGTTTGCACTAACTTATCTATAAAAGATTTGATACAAATATTCATGTatctattaaaaataaattaaacaaagaGATCATGAtggtagtattttttttattaatatttgtgaGTAGaccataaaatattataatttaatgtgtgatttaatttctaatatttatgttacattaaattataatataatttttttttttgaatgtagcgcaaatttaaatttactatacatatatatatattttttttttatcttatattaatGTGTTTACATAGcataaaaatttttatttttaatattgcaattactcattatacatatttttttaaaaaaatatctttctattatcatatttgttattattatttaaaagaaaaataaaaagtgtatgatattttaaaaattattaaattaaaaatattaaggttttaaattaaaataataatttatactatttttgaatattattaatttttttttataaatatcacttaaattaaatatttttaataaaaaataattttatttgttaaataatataaaaaaaattaattatataattaaaataaaaattaaaaatataattaaatataaatgtattttaCTTAATATTAAgagagtatatatgtatatattttattctctctaataaataattatttctctTTCAAGATGTCATGACTCATGATAGATATGTTCTTATTAGGGATAATTGTGTCATTTCCATAGTAGCAAAGCCAGGTGGTCCAAACTCCAAGAAGAATGATACTTTGATAAAAGTGTCATCAAAACAATGAGCCAGGTTCGGATTACTACTAAAAAGACAAGAAAATTCCGGGCCCACATCACGTGGAAATGGGACACGTGCGAAACAACCATTCGCAGCTTCATTGTAAGCCACGTGCTTCAGAATTGGGCCGAAGTTAGAGCTTGCCCAGTGACAAGGACCTCAGTCCACAGAGTACACTGTAGCTGGGCTGGGTCATTGGCCCATAAGATGgggaaatttcaattattaatatattaatgttAAGGATAATAACAaccaaattttttatattatttattttgtaacatttaatttttttttatttaaaattatttagtgtTTAATATTTTACTGTTGAAGATTTGACACAGTTCACCTCTTATTGTTTGATAAAAAGACACATAGCAGCATCACATTCCCTCAAATAATTctgattaaataattattaacatatattttaatgtgttaaataatttaaaaatcaacaaagaaaatcattaaaaataaaaaaataaacaaaaaatatcttaaaatcatgaaaaaattagaagaaaatcaataaattaaaattttaaatataagctctgaaattatatttgttttaattttttattttgatattgtatttttttgttttacttATAAACATTTgatgatttttaaattatttaatatcctaaaatacattttaatttatttttaataatttttaaattagaattattttTGAGTCAGTATGATGCTAACATGTGTTTTTTTAgtcaaaattaatactaaacaggattaaattttacaaaataaattattcatagagtttattattattattatttttattgacaGAATAaactattaaataaaattactaaatGTACTTTTTAAATCTAACATTACTATAATTTTCAAGTTTAGTAAAAACTTCTCAATccattttcatttaaaaaatatatcttagtttttttacttaatattttattttgtttataaaaaatattttatttttcattgtattgaatctttataaatatattataattataatatatatatattttttttgaaacaataatatttattattagaaCAATACAATGATACAATTTTCTCATTATGTAAGTATAAAAGTACGTGTATTTATTagacttttgttttttaaaaaattatttttctcaaatgtaTAGTTAAGAaccttcatatatataaatatatatattttatttaaataattttctcaaATCATCCTTAATAATTTATTGAGGTGCACATTTGTTaagaaaaaagaatatataatgtaaaacgaaatataataaacatgtagaatatttttaatttgatgtatatgtatGTGTCATCTATacccaaattatatatatacatatattttagtcTCTTTATTATtgtacatataataaattatatatataagtacacCTCCctttattatatagtattattatacatatattttttttttattcttattaaaaaaaaaaaaagaaactaatcCCTAAATTTGAAGTGTGGAGATGTCGACACACCCTCTCCTactctttttattttctattttaaaagtGACCCCATGGATTAACTTATTAAGTGAGCTAATCAATCAATGTTTGATTGGGTTATTCTATAATTTCTCACTAGGTCCCATTCACCTCTACCCCAATTATTCcccattaaatataattttattttcttaatatatatcCTTTTGTTATGATTTAACTTTAATTGGTGTTTGCCCATAATAATTAGACGTGGTTCATAATACCCCACAGATgagatatatataatatagtttttatttttgaaaattaatttaccaTTGATAGtaattttcaaaatgcaatCATATGCTATAAATTAAACCTAAGCAAAATGAGATTAACGTATGAGTGaaacttttcttctttttacaCAGCTTTTAAAATAATCACCTACATTAATGAAGTTTGTTTTCTTTATAAAACTAACCCACCATTTGTATGTACTTatcaataaaatagtaaatttttgtttcttttctttttttgtcatTGGAGGAAATAAGTAACTTAAAGAATGTAGAtattttgtttcaaaaaaaaaaaatgtagatatttttcgtttttaaaataataattggaaggaaattaaaaaaaaaaatctaaagaaACAGTATTATACATTGTTCCTATACATATTCATAAGAtattttaattgtttaaatTTATTGGTACATTTATTTCGTATTTAATTTATGGATTTATAGTCATACatttgtttggttttttttaataaattatgaaattttattaatgGCAATTAAGATAAAGAATATATTCTGTTTTATCTACTACTCAGAAAATATAACAGTAGAAAGTGTTACATGTTCATTTAACCTTGTAGCTTCAGCAACCAACTATTGTCTAAGATACAAAATTACACTAACAATCCTTTCAATTGCAGAGAACTTATTATTACTGActactaaaaataatttgatgGTGAGACATtgaacaataattaaaaaaaccaacaacaaaacaAACCACTAAAACACTCAAAATTATGTTACAGAGACAAGACTAAAATACTCAAAATCATATAATGGAGACAAGACTAATTGCAGTAGCTAAAATAAAGAATTTAGTAAAATTACACCTTCAACAAATGAGGTAAATAGTGAGCTAAAATAACTCATAGCTATTTCTTTAGCTATATGTAGCTTAATAAATAGTGGTGagctaaaaatattatatattattttatctttctctctcatttttttttttaattatttcactattttttttgtctttttttttaatttaattgataaaatatatgtaaaatataatatttaaataacagaaaaaaaaaattataaagaaattgATGTATGGTGTAATGTAAATTTGTAAATCTTGTgagacaaaataaaaataaaataaaattttagtaatgtattttaaaaagtaaagtaGAAATGTTATCGACAACTTTTTAAACAATTTATGcagtatgtattttttttttttttttgatgaatgtGTAGGAGTAAGTTTCGCGAACGAATATAATACCACCCTGAGAATTCACTATTAGCCAATTACTGTCTTTATTGTAATTTTAGAAGAAAGGCCCCAAATAAAAACTCCCAAGAAATAGGCTTAAAGGAAAAGGATGAGAAGTTTTATTGATCAACAAGCTCATTGAGAAAGATGAATACAATGTGATACTTTGACTactatattttgttaataacTTTCCATAAggactatttatttatttaaccaAAAGATGAGTCACCATATAGTTGATTTAGAACAATAAATAAACTAGCGCAAtaaaaagttgaaaaattatgtctaaaataaaattatgttttaACATTATgtgtaaaattatttattcatttataatttggaatttaaatttattctcACGCACTTTTTTAGCTtttatatgtcatttttttttgtaaggatgTATATTTCACATTTAATAGAATTCAAATGTAATTATTTTCCCATTCACAAAAATTTCTCATATTCTCCTACTCCCTTTTTATTTTCATCGAACACTAATATTATTGATTAAAACTCCAATTTAATAAACTCTCGAATTTccaagtataattattttttctccctttccatattttttttgttattttttctgaatatttatataaagttctcttttaaaatttatatatatatattttaaaagggaTTAAAATTTATAGTTCTATAGAGGAAAAAGTCCCTTTAAAATCATCAGATTAGCCACTCTTATGTCTTATTGTCATACAATTAagaattcatatattatatagagAAATTCAGGAGGACCACTCTATTGATCACTACAACTAACATCACAATCAACCATAATCATACAaaacaatataattttatattttcttattataacATCTTTTTATACGTAATACACTGTACCTtattaaataaatgtttaaatttCAACCAACCACTCTATGTTCAACAATTGTTGCTTTCCACATTAAAATAACAAGTGTTGCTTTTGAAATAACCCTACTTAATTTTTCTTCCTTTCTTTCTACAGAGATATTAAAATAGAATTGCCTTTCGTCTATGTAATGAAATAATTgactttttctttatt is a window from the Cannabis sativa cultivar Pink pepper isolate KNU-18-1 chromosome 1, ASM2916894v1, whole genome shotgun sequence genome containing:
- the LOC115706470 gene encoding FCS-Like Zinc finger 13, which encodes MVNLTKRARPMIGKLSELLVPGHRAGSIEIGTSPRSPLDLKMQSPRGLKNYDLGGVGLGIVAALEKSSVDSGRDFPAKYAICSLNLNRSNPIPVNIVSNGDKFRACEELDEESYTYVTCRLPNDKTFTKVYYDGVEYGRKNHLKIDLGRCSNQKGIFDSPSAISGEEFCSFPTSDFLSCCHLCRKTLHGKDIYMYRGEKAFCSPECRASQILSDERKEKQCRSEARRGVDVSASSSSSSSYGKGEIFSTGIVAI